In Paenibacillus sp. FSL R7-0345, a single window of DNA contains:
- a CDS encoding Imm30 family immunity protein: MNMYPGIAQLYNNRLLRTEMECELFDLALEGLAGDTEDAVIQQIFKVFDDETEHEEMMFGLVHFVESCHMEMYLTQLLESLPDMLEPARGWAIVLNKRILDDSLFRKEYTAIAKGMSPRVKRALVFLLEEIRENHPRQYERKINNLLGKIE, from the coding sequence ATGAACATGTATCCGGGAATTGCCCAGCTCTACAACAACCGGCTGTTGCGGACAGAGATGGAATGCGAGCTGTTTGACCTCGCGCTGGAGGGTCTTGCCGGTGATACGGAGGATGCCGTAATCCAGCAGATTTTCAAAGTGTTTGACGATGAGACCGAGCATGAGGAAATGATGTTCGGCCTCGTTCATTTTGTCGAGAGCTGCCATATGGAAATGTACCTGACCCAGCTGCTGGAATCGCTGCCGGACATGCTTGAACCTGCCCGCGGCTGGGCAATTGTGCTTAATAAGCGGATTCTTGATGACAGCCTGTTCCGAAAGGAATACACCGCTATTGCCAAAGGCATGTCTCCCCGTGTGAAGCGGGCACTTGTGTTCCTGCTTGAAGAAATTCGTGAGAACCATCCCCGCCAATATGAGCGTAAAATCAACAATCTGCTTGGAAAAATAGAGTAA
- a CDS encoding Cof-type HAD-IIB family hydrolase: MLIALDMDGTLLNENGNISPENREAIIHAQSLGHIVAIATGRSYMDAERQLRLSDLSCPVVAMNGALLILPDGSQAASRPLDKEDIIPVLRWMNEIPELYYEVYTKDNVYVELDKRVRLEKLAELKDEEIPEGFGWLLKAMVAKQFRQAAVTYVESMEEIWNREDDPIYKALAFSMNRDVLKEASTRFAAIPGLIITASHESNIEINHKDANKGTGVMLLAGHYGIPEDQVAVMGDSYNDLPMFERAGYKIAMGNAAELLKETADFITFSNVEHGVAEGIRHLLDKN, translated from the coding sequence ATGCTGATTGCACTTGATATGGACGGAACGCTGCTGAACGAGAACGGGAATATCAGCCCGGAGAACCGTGAGGCTATTATTCATGCCCAAAGTCTGGGCCATATTGTGGCGATTGCCACCGGACGTTCTTATATGGATGCAGAGCGGCAGCTGCGGCTGTCTGACCTCAGTTGTCCTGTGGTTGCCATGAACGGGGCGCTGCTGATTCTGCCGGACGGTTCACAGGCGGCGAGCCGGCCGCTGGATAAGGAGGACATTATCCCTGTACTGCGCTGGATGAACGAAATTCCGGAGCTTTATTATGAGGTTTATACCAAGGACAATGTATATGTAGAGCTGGACAAGCGTGTACGGCTGGAAAAGCTGGCGGAACTTAAAGATGAAGAAATTCCTGAAGGCTTCGGCTGGCTGTTGAAGGCGATGGTCGCCAAGCAGTTCCGGCAGGCCGCCGTTACTTATGTGGAGAGCATGGAAGAAATCTGGAACAGGGAAGATGATCCTATTTATAAGGCGCTGGCCTTCTCTATGAACCGCGACGTGCTCAAGGAAGCTTCCACCCGGTTCGCTGCCATCCCCGGCCTGATCATCACAGCTTCCCATGAGAGCAATATTGAAATCAATCACAAGGATGCCAACAAAGGAACAGGTGTAATGCTGCTGGCCGGTCATTACGGTATCCCTGAAGATCAGGTGGCCGTGATGGGTGACAGCTACAACGATCTGCCGATGTTCGAGCGGGCCGGTTACAAAATTGCCATGGGCAATGCAGCTGAGCTGCTGAAGGAAACCGCTGATTTCATTACGTTTAGCAATGTGGAGCATGGCGTCGCTGAAGGAATCCGGCATCTTCTGGATAAGAACTAG
- a CDS encoding DUF445 domain-containing protein yields the protein MKSRNLATISLVIMACGFLITLFLPDNIPFELLRGGFEAGLVGGIADWFAVTALFRHPLGLRIPHTSLLLKNRDKIVQSLISAMENELLNKESIENKLRGIRIVKLAGGLLGKFMSRKKVRAEILEQLSTFVLRLPVEQAVPYLQKTAADYIREAGLADAADKIATRLMNDGKDIAALDYALEGISGWTARPETRAMLGKLASEKLAEVKLGGLKGMAFQAFVGFVDADMLGDMLQGMLQSGIRDFREADNPYREQIIREIRVALFQLVNDETKIASLKEWAVSGVQGDEAAVFLQQQLEVVRSKAVAMLEEDRSSGGRKLFGLYAMLVRRISKETELIQSWEERIRASLIALVEANHYRIGVLVKENLDQMGDDSLVAMLEDKVGKDLQWIRVNGAVCGFVVGLVLTVIQLI from the coding sequence ATGAAATCCAGGAATTTAGCCACCATATCGCTTGTTATCATGGCATGCGGTTTTCTGATTACGCTGTTCTTGCCGGATAATATACCCTTTGAGCTGCTCCGCGGCGGCTTTGAGGCCGGTCTTGTCGGCGGGATTGCTGACTGGTTCGCCGTGACAGCGCTGTTCCGCCATCCGCTGGGACTCAGGATCCCGCACACTTCACTGCTGCTCAAGAACCGGGACAAGATTGTCCAGTCATTGATCTCTGCTATGGAAAATGAGCTGCTGAACAAGGAGAGCATTGAAAATAAGCTGCGCGGCATCCGTATTGTGAAGCTTGCCGGCGGACTGCTGGGCAAATTTATGTCCAGGAAGAAAGTAAGAGCGGAAATTCTGGAGCAGCTAAGCACCTTTGTGCTGCGCCTGCCTGTGGAACAGGCAGTGCCTTATCTGCAAAAGACTGCAGCGGACTATATCCGTGAAGCCGGGCTTGCTGATGCTGCAGACAAGATTGCGACCAGACTGATGAATGACGGCAAAGATATTGCTGCGCTGGACTATGCGCTGGAGGGTATCTCCGGCTGGACTGCCCGTCCGGAGACGCGTGCCATGCTGGGTAAGCTGGCCAGTGAAAAGCTGGCCGAGGTGAAGCTTGGCGGACTGAAGGGTATGGCTTTTCAGGCTTTTGTCGGCTTCGTGGATGCCGATATGCTCGGAGACATGCTGCAGGGGATGCTGCAGTCCGGTATCCGTGATTTCCGGGAGGCGGATAATCCGTACCGCGAGCAGATCATCCGGGAAATCCGGGTCGCCCTGTTCCAGCTGGTAAATGATGAAACAAAAATTGCCTCCCTCAAGGAATGGGCTGTAAGCGGCGTGCAGGGCGATGAGGCGGCTGTCTTCCTGCAGCAGCAGCTGGAGGTTGTCCGCAGCAAGGCAGTTGCCATGCTGGAGGAGGACCGGAGCAGCGGCGGCCGGAAGCTGTTCGGATTGTATGCCATGCTGGTCCGCCGCATCAGCAAGGAGACAGAGCTTATCCAGAGCTGGGAGGAGCGCATCCGTGCTTCGTTAATTGCGCTGGTGGAGGCCAATCATTACCGTATCGGTGTTCTGGTCAAGGAAAACCTGGATCAGATGGGCGATGACAGCCTGGTAGCCATGCTGGAGGATAAGGTCGGAAAAGATCTGCAGTGGATCCGGGTCAACGGGGCGGTATGCGGATTCGTTGTGGGTCTGGTGCTGACAGTCATTCAGCTAATTTGA
- a CDS encoding P-II family nitrogen regulator: MLMIKAIIRPEKADEVMAELMLAGFPSISKMDLLGRGKQKGIQVGTNHYNQISKKMLMIVIKEEEKDDVISIIMRTARTGEHGSFGDGKIFVLPVTEAFTISNGKNLL; encoded by the coding sequence ATGTTAATGATCAAGGCTATTATTAGACCGGAAAAGGCAGATGAAGTAATGGCAGAGCTGATGCTCGCCGGCTTCCCCTCCATCAGCAAGATGGATCTGCTTGGCCGCGGTAAACAAAAAGGAATCCAGGTGGGAACCAATCATTACAATCAGATATCCAAAAAAATGCTGATGATCGTAATTAAAGAGGAAGAGAAGGACGATGTCATCAGCATTATTATGAGAACAGCGAGAACCGGAGAACATGGTTCCTTCGGTGATGGTAAAATCTTTGTACTGCCTGTAACCGAAGCCTTCACAATCAGCAACGGCAAAAACCTGCTCTAG
- a CDS encoding glycosyltransferase family 4 protein, producing the protein MHICIIAPEQFPLPGDGSVEICIWNIARLLAVSHKVTVISRTTDQLPYSDELEQVRIIRLASGNPRLYRASVLKFLEEESFDIIQVDNRPQLMAAVKERNPDTPVLLYLHSLTFVPAEHRTSRCLAFADSIAVNSRSLQEKLSRRFPGVHRKLSIIPLGADLSRFAPAQLQERQHLRRLYRLPNVFTVLFAGRVIPRKGVPVLIRAMYHVNKRLPAHLIVAGQGKPAYIRQLRQLARRLGVSVSFPGKIAHEQIHGLYQAVDCFVCPSQRHEAFGLVNVEAMASGLPVIASDNGGIREIIRSGHNGYLAARYREALPFARLLLKIGRHPALAAKIGLQGRSDALRTFEWRHTAYRLEKLYHSLLHS; encoded by the coding sequence ATGCATATCTGTATCATTGCACCGGAACAGTTTCCGCTGCCGGGGGACGGTTCTGTAGAAATCTGCATCTGGAATATCGCCAGGCTTCTGGCCGTGAGCCATAAAGTAACCGTTATTAGCCGGACAACAGACCAGCTCCCTTACTCTGACGAGCTGGAGCAGGTGCGGATTATCCGTCTGGCCTCCGGCAATCCGCGCCTTTACCGTGCTTCCGTGCTTAAATTTCTGGAGGAGGAATCCTTCGACATCATTCAGGTTGATAACCGCCCGCAGCTTATGGCCGCTGTAAAAGAGCGAAACCCTGATACCCCGGTGCTGCTGTATCTCCACTCTCTGACCTTTGTTCCGGCCGAGCACAGAACATCACGCTGCCTGGCCTTCGCCGACAGTATTGCGGTCAACAGCCGGTCACTGCAGGAGAAGCTGTCCAGGCGCTTTCCCGGAGTACACAGAAAGCTCAGCATTATCCCGCTGGGGGCAGACCTCTCCAGGTTCGCGCCCGCGCAGCTGCAGGAGCGGCAGCATCTGCGCAGACTATACAGACTGCCTAATGTGTTTACTGTACTCTTCGCGGGCCGAGTCATTCCCCGCAAGGGAGTACCGGTGCTTATCCGGGCCATGTATCATGTGAACAAACGCCTGCCTGCCCATCTGATAGTGGCCGGGCAGGGCAAGCCGGCATATATCCGCCAGCTCAGGCAGCTGGCCAGAAGACTTGGCGTGTCTGTTTCTTTTCCCGGCAAGATCGCCCATGAGCAGATTCATGGCTTATATCAGGCTGTGGACTGCTTCGTCTGCCCCTCTCAGAGGCACGAAGCTTTCGGGCTGGTCAACGTGGAGGCGATGGCCTCCGGCCTGCCGGTCATTGCTTCAGACAACGGAGGAATCAGGGAGATTATCCGTTCCGGTCATAATGGCTATCTGGCTGCAAGGTACCGGGAAGCCCTGCCCTTTGCCAGGCTGCTGCTGAAGATCGGCCGCCATCCGGCGCTGGCTGCAAAGATCGGGCTGCAGGGCCGCAGCGATGCTCTGCGCACTTTTGAATGGCGTCACACTGCCTATCGTTTGGAGAAGCTGTACCATTCACTGCTTCATTCCTGA